GGTTCCTGGAGCGTGTCGCACGGCGTGGGGGAGGCGAGCATCATGAACAATGACAAAGTGACTTTGCTCGAAGCGGTCAACCTGGCCTTGCACCGGGCCATGGCCGAAGACGAGAACATCGTGGTACTGGGGGAGGATGTCGGGGTCAACGGCGGGGTGTTCCGCGCCACTCAAGGCTTGCGCGACAGCTTTGGCTTCAAGCGGGTGATCGACTCGCCACTGGCCGAAACCATGCTCGGCGGCCTGGCGGTGGGCATGGCTGCCCAAGGCCTGAAGCCTGTGCTGGAGATCCAGTTCCTGGGGTTCATTTATGCGGCCATGGAACACCTGGTGTCGCATGCCAGCCGCCTGCGCAACCGCACCCGCGGCCGACTGACCTGCCCGATGGTGTTGCGCAGCCCGATGGGCGCCGGCATTCGTGCGCCGGAGCACCACAGCGAAAGCACCGAAGCGCTGTTCGCGCACATTCCCGGCCTGCGCGTGGTCATCCCGTCGTCCCCGGCGCGCGCCTATGGCCTGCTGCTGGCGGCCATCGATGATCCCGACCCGGTGATCTTCCTCGAACCCACCCGGCTCTACCGCATGAATCCGCAACCGCTGGTCGATGACGGCAAGCGCCTGCCGCTGGACACCTGCTTCACCCTGCGCGAAGGCAGCGACATCACCCTGATCAGTTGGGGCGCCAGCGTGCATGAAACCCTGCAGGCGGCGCAGGCCCTGGCCGAGCGCGGCGTGTCGGCGGAAGTCATCGATGTCGCCTGCGTCAAACCCCTCGATCTCGACACTCTGGAAGCCTCGGTACGCAAGACCGGGCGCTGCGTGATCGTCCATGAAGCGCCACGTTCCTGCGGGGTAGGGGCGGAAATCGCCGCCAGCCTCTACGAACGTGCGCTGCTGGACCTGCATGCGCCGATCCAGCGCGTCACGGCGCCGGACATTCCGCCGCCGCTGTACCGTCTGGAACAGCTGTACATGCCCGGTGTGGAAGACATTCTCCACGCCTGCGATAGCGCACTGGAATACGCCTGAGACCCGAGGAGGCTTGCGATGAAATTCTTCAAACTGCCCGATCTGGGCGAAGGACTGCAGGAAGCGGAAGTGGTGCAGTGGCACGTCAAGGTCGGCGACAGCGTCAAGGCCGATCAGTTGCTGGTCTCGGTGGAAACCGCCAAGGCCCTGGTGGACATTCCGGCGCCCTATGACGGGGTGATCACCAAGCTGTTCGGGGGGGACGGCGACATTCTGCATGTCGGTGAGCCGTTGGTGGCCTTCGACGGCGATGGAGACAACGGTACGGTGGTGGGCAAGCTCGAAGGCGGTGGCAGCCTGGAAGACCAGTTCTTCGTCGGTGCCGCACCCTCGACCCGCGAACACCTGGCGACCCGCGCTACGCCAGCGGTCCGCCAGCTGGCCCGGCAACTGGGGGTGGAACTCAATGGCCTGGAGGGCAGCGGCAACGATGGGTTGATTACTCGCGCGGATGTCGAACGCGCCGCGCAGGCCGAGCGTGATCGCTTTGGTGGCCAGAAGCTGCGCGGCGTGCGCCGCAGCATGGCGATCAACATGGCGCGCTCGCATGCCGAGGTGGTGCCGGTGACCCTGTATGCCGATGCCGACCTG
The Pseudomonas sp. DTU_2021_1001937_2_SI_NGA_ILE_001 DNA segment above includes these coding regions:
- a CDS encoding alpha-ketoacid dehydrogenase subunit beta, whose product is MNNDKVTLLEAVNLALHRAMAEDENIVVLGEDVGVNGGVFRATQGLRDSFGFKRVIDSPLAETMLGGLAVGMAAQGLKPVLEIQFLGFIYAAMEHLVSHASRLRNRTRGRLTCPMVLRSPMGAGIRAPEHHSESTEALFAHIPGLRVVIPSSPARAYGLLLAAIDDPDPVIFLEPTRLYRMNPQPLVDDGKRLPLDTCFTLREGSDITLISWGASVHETLQAAQALAERGVSAEVIDVACVKPLDLDTLEASVRKTGRCVIVHEAPRSCGVGAEIAASLYERALLDLHAPIQRVTAPDIPPPLYRLEQLYMPGVEDILHACDSALEYA
- a CDS encoding dihydrolipoamide acetyltransferase family protein; translated protein: MKFFKLPDLGEGLQEAEVVQWHVKVGDSVKADQLLVSVETAKALVDIPAPYDGVITKLFGGDGDILHVGEPLVAFDGDGDNGTVVGKLEGGGSLEDQFFVGAAPSTREHLATRATPAVRQLARQLGVELNGLEGSGNDGLITRADVERAAQAERDRFGGQKLRGVRRSMAINMARSHAEVVPVTLYADADLHRWAEARDPLIRLGKAMAEACKVEPVLNSWFDGKSLSIRQHERLDLGIAVDTPDGLFVPVLRDVGNREAQDLKEGLSRLRADVKARSIPPQEMMGATITLSNFGTLFGRYANPVVVPPQVAILGAGGIRQEPVAVDGEVVIHPILPLSLSFDHRAVTGGEAARFFKALVQALEQAE